Proteins co-encoded in one Haloarcula pelagica genomic window:
- a CDS encoding MinD/ParA family ATP-binding protein: protein MSGYVCTVAGGKGGVGKTTTAVNVGSSLQEMGYDVAVVDADLGMANLGAMLSVEPERSLHEILAGDGAVSEALTDAPGGLTVIPGEQSLEAFADADPAKLRKVIKTLRNAYDVVLIDTGAGLSHEVAVPLGLADGIVLVTTPDNVAVGDTVKTAELADRIDGKVIGAIINRVTRHTDVAAITEQFDFPLLAVIPDDPQATTEEPLTLNAPDSPAADAFQRLTTALEGLWFHDQTVQEDVDTIVDDDWFADGEESADAEDDDSGGGVFGLFN from the coding sequence ATGTCGGGGTACGTGTGTACGGTTGCGGGCGGGAAGGGAGGCGTCGGGAAGACGACGACAGCGGTCAACGTCGGCTCGTCCCTGCAGGAGATGGGGTACGATGTCGCCGTCGTAGACGCGGACCTCGGGATGGCGAACCTCGGCGCGATGCTTTCTGTCGAACCGGAGCGGAGTCTCCACGAGATTCTCGCCGGCGACGGCGCGGTGAGCGAGGCACTGACCGACGCCCCCGGCGGACTGACGGTCATCCCCGGCGAGCAGTCACTGGAGGCGTTCGCCGACGCCGACCCGGCGAAACTCCGGAAGGTCATCAAGACGCTGCGAAACGCCTACGACGTGGTGCTGATCGACACCGGCGCGGGGCTGAGCCACGAGGTGGCCGTACCGCTGGGCCTCGCCGACGGGATCGTGCTGGTGACGACGCCGGACAACGTGGCCGTCGGCGACACCGTCAAGACCGCCGAACTGGCCGACCGCATCGACGGGAAGGTCATCGGGGCGATCATCAACCGCGTGACCCGCCACACCGACGTGGCGGCGATCACCGAGCAGTTCGACTTCCCGCTGCTCGCGGTGATCCCCGACGACCCGCAGGCGACGACGGAGGAGCCGCTCACGCTCAACGCCCCGGACAGCCCGGCCGCCGACGCGTTCCAGCGACTGACGACCGCCCTGGAGGGGCTGTGGTTCCACGACCAGACCGTCCAAGAGGATGTCGACACGATCGTCGACGACGACTGGTTCGCCGACGGCGAGGAGAGCGCGGACGCCGAAGACGACGACTCCGGCGGCGGCGTGTTCGGGCTGTTCAACTGA
- the argS gene encoding arginine--tRNA ligase, whose product MFLQLRAEAADALAAALTDLDLPTDDLGIEEPPADVDAVVASSVAFRLAGEVGAPPPAVAADIAAAIDASELTYVSEVTTQGPYVNFRPSEAYFAETLSAAVEDGYGRLPDRETSVVVEHTSANPTGPVHVGRARNPIIGDAVARVLDYAGYDVDRHYYVNDAGRQIAVFTWAYETFDESDLPEPERDSPEYEMVRYYRKGNSYLEDEEPDAVEEAETEIQAILQGLEEGDEATYERVAEVVDTVLGGMQATLERLPAEFDEFVKETRFMRDGSTDELVDRLQDLDCAVYEDDAWQLDLHDFEKNLVFLRSDGTSLYTTRDLAHHEWKFDTYDRAVTVLGEDHKLQADQLSAALELLGNDTDQLRQVFYSWVNLPEGGMSTREGTGIDLDDLLDEAIDRARQEVEDRLDDRSRGDLDADDIERIAHQVGIGAVRYDIVSKQPTKGITFEWDRALDFEAQSAPYVQYVHARCCGILDEAETVPSDPDFDALTEPEERDLLRVIARFPAVIEEAADDLQPHTVATYTRDIAETFNAFYRECPVLDADPETRAARLALVAAARTTVSNALDAVGVEAPTSM is encoded by the coding sequence ATGTTCCTGCAGCTACGCGCGGAAGCCGCCGACGCGCTGGCGGCCGCGCTCACCGATCTTGACCTCCCGACCGACGACCTCGGGATCGAGGAGCCACCGGCGGATGTCGACGCCGTGGTGGCGTCGAGCGTGGCCTTCCGCCTGGCCGGGGAGGTCGGCGCACCGCCGCCGGCAGTCGCCGCCGACATCGCGGCGGCGATCGACGCCTCGGAACTGACCTACGTCAGCGAGGTGACGACACAGGGACCGTACGTCAACTTCCGCCCCAGCGAGGCGTACTTCGCCGAGACGCTCTCGGCCGCCGTCGAGGACGGCTACGGACGGCTCCCCGACCGGGAGACGAGCGTCGTCGTCGAACACACCTCGGCGAACCCGACCGGCCCGGTCCACGTCGGCCGCGCCCGGAACCCGATCATCGGCGACGCGGTCGCTCGCGTGCTCGACTACGCCGGCTACGACGTTGATCGACACTACTACGTCAACGACGCTGGCCGCCAGATCGCCGTGTTCACCTGGGCCTACGAGACCTTCGACGAGAGCGACCTGCCCGAACCGGAACGGGACTCCCCGGAGTACGAGATGGTCCGCTACTACCGGAAGGGCAACAGCTACCTCGAAGACGAGGAGCCCGACGCCGTCGAGGAAGCCGAGACCGAGATCCAGGCGATCCTCCAGGGTCTGGAGGAAGGCGACGAAGCGACATACGAGCGAGTCGCCGAAGTCGTCGACACCGTCCTCGGGGGGATGCAGGCGACCCTCGAACGGCTCCCCGCGGAGTTCGACGAGTTCGTCAAGGAGACGCGGTTCATGCGGGACGGCTCGACGGACGAACTGGTCGACCGCCTCCAGGACCTCGACTGTGCGGTCTACGAGGACGACGCCTGGCAGCTCGATCTGCACGACTTCGAGAAGAACCTCGTCTTCCTCCGCTCGGACGGCACCTCGCTGTACACGACACGCGATCTGGCTCACCACGAGTGGAAGTTCGACACCTACGACCGCGCGGTGACGGTGCTTGGCGAGGACCACAAGCTCCAGGCCGACCAGCTCTCGGCCGCCCTGGAACTGCTGGGCAACGACACCGACCAGCTCCGGCAGGTGTTTTACTCCTGGGTGAACCTCCCCGAAGGCGGGATGAGCACCCGCGAGGGGACCGGGATCGATCTGGACGACCTGCTGGACGAGGCGATCGACCGCGCCCGCCAGGAGGTCGAGGACCGCCTCGACGATCGGAGTCGTGGCGACCTCGACGCGGACGACATCGAGCGCATCGCCCATCAGGTCGGGATCGGTGCGGTCCGGTACGACATCGTCTCGAAACAGCCCACGAAAGGCATCACCTTCGAGTGGGACCGCGCGCTGGACTTCGAGGCCCAGTCGGCTCCGTACGTCCAGTACGTCCACGCGCGCTGCTGTGGCATCCTCGACGAGGCCGAGACGGTCCCTTCGGACCCCGACTTCGACGCCCTGACCGAACCAGAGGAACGGGACCTGTTGCGGGTCATCGCCCGGTTCCCGGCGGTCATCGAAGAAGCGGCCGACGACCTCCAGCCCCACACCGTCGCCACCTACACCCGGGACATCGCGGAGACGTTCAACGCCTTCTACCGGGAGTGTCCCGTCCTGGACGCCGATCCGGAGACACGCGCCGCTCGGCTCGCACTCGTCGCCGCCGCGCGGACGACCGTCTCGAACGCGCTCGACGCGGTCGGTGTCGAGGCGCCGACCTCGATGTGA
- a CDS encoding site-2 protease family protein, translating into MVSTLTWVLAGVVVYTLLAMALRARGVIPEYIRFSGPITTIHTQKGKAVLDWLARPKRFWRAWGNLGVGMALVVMVGSFAMVVFGAYQAIVNPQPSALNEPRNALAIPGVNDFLPLSVAPEIVLGLVLGLIVHEGGHGLFCRVENIGIESMGLALFTLVPVGAFVQPDEDELVHADRGVQTRMFAAGVTNNFALALVALLLLFGPISGAIAVVDGVPVGGTLEETPAAEAGIGSGDVITAVEGQPVANGAELDAVLTEVEASSVAVGLKSGESVTVDRAVVVDSAVQSAPVSTGETITAVNGTNVSTSVAFERAVRNTTVATLSTAEGRSVTMPIGAYVLVQPDGPLDNASGPARDAVIVTSVDGQRTHDASTLGAALNDASPGQTVEVVGYVDGQRQTYLVTLGEDGDPRLGVTPLSGISGVTTNDFGIDEYPAATFLEFLGGSPENPDAVRDFSFTQRVFGAIILPFIGVAGGFGYNFAGFTGIATNFYTVEGPLGALGATPVFLLANALFWTGWINVVIGQFNCVPTFPLDGGHILRTTTESFVSRLPVPDRRQLTTAVTVTITLSMIGGLLLMIFGPRLFA; encoded by the coding sequence ATGGTAAGCACGCTGACGTGGGTGCTCGCCGGCGTCGTCGTCTACACCCTGCTGGCGATGGCGCTGCGGGCTCGCGGGGTGATCCCCGAGTACATCCGATTCAGCGGGCCGATCACGACGATCCACACCCAGAAAGGGAAAGCGGTCCTGGACTGGCTGGCACGCCCGAAACGGTTCTGGCGGGCCTGGGGGAACCTCGGCGTCGGGATGGCGCTGGTCGTGATGGTCGGCTCGTTCGCGATGGTCGTCTTCGGGGCCTACCAGGCGATCGTGAACCCACAGCCCTCCGCGCTCAACGAGCCACGGAACGCGCTGGCGATCCCCGGCGTCAACGACTTCCTCCCGCTGTCGGTCGCACCCGAGATCGTCCTCGGCCTCGTGCTGGGACTGATCGTCCACGAGGGCGGCCACGGCCTGTTCTGTCGCGTCGAGAACATCGGCATCGAGTCGATGGGGCTGGCACTGTTCACGCTCGTCCCGGTCGGCGCGTTCGTCCAGCCCGACGAGGACGAACTGGTCCACGCGGACAGAGGGGTCCAGACGCGGATGTTCGCCGCCGGCGTCACGAACAACTTCGCGCTGGCACTGGTCGCGTTGCTCCTGTTGTTCGGGCCGATCTCCGGAGCCATCGCCGTCGTCGACGGCGTCCCGGTCGGTGGCACGCTGGAGGAGACACCTGCCGCGGAGGCGGGGATCGGCTCGGGCGACGTGATCACCGCCGTCGAAGGACAGCCGGTCGCGAACGGTGCGGAACTCGACGCGGTGCTGACGGAGGTCGAGGCCAGTTCCGTCGCGGTCGGGCTTAAGAGCGGCGAGTCGGTGACAGTCGATCGGGCGGTCGTCGTCGACAGCGCCGTCCAGTCGGCACCGGTCTCGACGGGCGAGACGATCACCGCGGTCAACGGGACGAACGTCTCGACGAGCGTGGCCTTCGAGCGGGCGGTCCGCAACACGACGGTCGCGACGCTGTCGACCGCCGAGGGTCGGTCGGTGACGATGCCGATCGGTGCCTACGTGCTGGTCCAACCTGACGGCCCGCTGGACAACGCAAGCGGCCCGGCGCGTGACGCCGTGATCGTCACGTCGGTCGACGGTCAACGGACACACGACGCGAGCACGCTGGGAGCCGCCCTGAACGATGCGTCACCGGGCCAGACGGTCGAAGTCGTCGGCTACGTCGACGGCCAGCGCCAGACGTATCTGGTCACGCTCGGCGAGGACGGTGACCCCCGCCTCGGCGTCACCCCCCTGTCGGGCATCAGCGGCGTGACGACGAACGACTTCGGGATCGACGAGTACCCCGCCGCGACGTTCCTGGAGTTCCTCGGTGGCTCGCCCGAGAACCCCGACGCCGTCCGGGACTTCTCGTTCACCCAGCGGGTCTTCGGCGCGATCATCCTGCCGTTTATCGGGGTCGCCGGCGGCTTCGGTTACAACTTCGCCGGCTTCACCGGCATCGCGACGAACTTCTACACCGTCGAGGGGCCACTGGGCGCGCTGGGGGCCACGCCGGTGTTCCTGCTGGCCAACGCCCTGTTCTGGACCGGCTGGATCAACGTCGTCATCGGCCAGTTCAACTGCGTCCCGACGTTCCCGCTGGACGGCGGCCACATCCTCCGGACGACTACGGAGTCGTTCGTCTCCCGGCTCCCGGTTCCCGACCGGCGACAGCTCACGACGGCCGTCACCGTCACGATCACGCTGTCGATGATCGGCGGCCTCCTGTTGATGATCTTCGGGCCGCGGCTGTTCGCCTGA
- the lysS gene encoding lysine--tRNA ligase, whose product MAEDPYAVGSGGERAFWADAVADAIEARDPEDPIVIKGGVSPSGVPHIGHFNEIMRGYFVAEALRDRGHEVRQVFTADDKDRLRKVPRQLADLEWNVVGLGEVDAGALGRNLGKPYTDIPDPFGCCDSYGAHFTNLLKKSAELVGVDVEFVSNTELYEDGEFEAVTRRVLERADRAREVLAEYQNKVDDDYVPFLPQCSDCGRLTEGVTDVDLDAGEVSYVCTDVEAGDQTIEGCGHEGTTTLREGKLPWRFEWPAQWEILGVDFEPFGKDHAEGSWPSGEDIAENVLDIQPPVPMVYEWFTLDGEPLSSSSGNVITVDEVLEILEPEVFKYFFVKTPRKQRDFSVEHVDQLVDDFDRFEALYFGERDARDEDEQAVADRAYPMVVPDPDPERVRIPYTFAAVLGMTDDVDLREEIARREGHIPEDAPDWAVEGALARVERARNWARRTGNAFDYELKRTEIPDHDFDAATEAALDDLADFVAEGHDGETIQGEIYETAKRHDVPVGDFFAAGYRLLFDDTEGPQLGTFIAKLDQEFVVERLRREA is encoded by the coding sequence ATGGCCGAAGACCCATACGCAGTCGGCAGCGGCGGCGAGCGAGCGTTCTGGGCCGACGCGGTCGCGGACGCGATCGAGGCCCGGGACCCCGAGGACCCGATCGTCATCAAGGGCGGCGTCTCTCCCTCCGGCGTCCCTCACATCGGTCACTTCAACGAGATCATGCGGGGCTACTTCGTCGCCGAGGCACTCCGGGACCGCGGCCACGAGGTCCGGCAGGTGTTCACCGCCGACGACAAGGATCGCCTGCGGAAGGTGCCCCGCCAGCTCGCCGACCTGGAGTGGAACGTCGTCGGCCTGGGCGAGGTCGACGCGGGCGCACTCGGGCGGAACCTCGGGAAACCCTACACCGACATCCCCGATCCGTTCGGCTGCTGTGACTCCTACGGCGCCCACTTCACGAACCTCCTGAAGAAGAGCGCCGAACTGGTCGGCGTCGATGTCGAGTTCGTCTCGAACACCGAACTGTACGAAGACGGCGAGTTCGAGGCCGTCACCCGTCGCGTGCTCGAACGCGCCGACCGCGCCCGCGAGGTGCTCGCGGAGTACCAGAACAAGGTCGACGACGACTACGTCCCCTTTCTCCCGCAGTGTTCCGACTGTGGGAGACTCACCGAGGGGGTCACGGACGTGGACCTCGACGCCGGCGAGGTCAGCTACGTCTGTACGGATGTCGAGGCCGGCGACCAGACCATCGAGGGCTGCGGGCACGAAGGAACGACGACGCTCCGGGAGGGGAAACTCCCCTGGCGCTTCGAGTGGCCCGCCCAGTGGGAGATCCTGGGCGTGGACTTCGAGCCGTTCGGCAAGGACCACGCGGAGGGGTCCTGGCCCTCCGGCGAGGACATCGCCGAGAACGTGCTGGACATCCAGCCCCCGGTGCCGATGGTGTACGAGTGGTTCACGCTCGACGGCGAACCGCTCTCCTCGTCGTCGGGCAACGTCATCACCGTCGACGAGGTGCTGGAGATTCTGGAGCCCGAGGTGTTCAAGTACTTCTTCGTCAAGACCCCGCGCAAGCAGCGGGACTTCTCCGTCGAGCACGTCGACCAGCTCGTCGACGACTTCGACCGGTTCGAAGCGCTGTACTTCGGCGAGCGCGACGCCCGCGACGAGGACGAACAGGCGGTCGCCGACCGCGCGTACCCGATGGTCGTTCCCGACCCCGACCCCGAGCGGGTCCGTATCCCCTACACCTTCGCCGCGGTGCTGGGGATGACCGACGATGTCGACCTTCGCGAGGAGATCGCCCGACGGGAGGGCCACATCCCCGAGGACGCCCCCGACTGGGCCGTCGAGGGCGCCCTGGCCCGCGTCGAACGGGCACGCAACTGGGCGCGTCGGACAGGCAACGCCTTCGACTACGAACTCAAACGGACCGAGATCCCGGACCACGACTTCGACGCGGCCACCGAGGCGGCGCTTGACGACTTGGCCGACTTCGTCGCCGAAGGCCACGACGGCGAGACGATCCAGGGCGAGATCTACGAGACGGCCAAACGCCACGACGTGCCCGTCGGCGACTTCTTCGCCGCCGGCTACCGCCTGCTGTTCGACGACACCGAAGGTCCGCAACTGGGCACGTTCATCGCCAAACTCGACCAGGAGTTCGTCGTCGAGCGGTTGCGCCGCGAGGCGTAA
- a CDS encoding DUF6276 family protein translates to MSCPECGGEQLSIPVPAELREYLRGDAPGVAVCRTCLAMRPTDDPPAETPDLTTLSDAIPSNPEAALPVVLLVGLLDSLAVNRAEITALLERAERAGTDPLLVVDRLADSFGADAHVDLASRRRQLEQLL, encoded by the coding sequence ATGTCCTGTCCCGAGTGTGGCGGCGAGCAGCTCTCGATCCCGGTCCCCGCGGAGCTCCGGGAGTACCTCCGTGGGGACGCACCGGGCGTCGCCGTCTGTCGTACCTGCCTGGCGATGCGCCCGACCGACGACCCGCCCGCCGAGACACCCGATCTGACGACGCTTTCCGACGCCATCCCGTCGAACCCGGAAGCGGCGCTGCCCGTCGTCTTGCTCGTCGGGTTGCTGGACTCGCTCGCGGTCAATCGCGCCGAGATCACGGCCTTGCTCGAACGCGCCGAGCGGGCGGGTACCGACCCGCTGCTGGTGGTCGATCGGCTGGCCGACAGCTTCGGGGCCGACGCACACGTCGACCTGGCGAGTCGGCGGCGACAGCTCGAACAGTTGCTCTGA
- a CDS encoding bacteriorhodopsin, whose amino-acid sequence MPQPGSESIWLWLGTAGMFLGMVYFIARGWGETDERRQKFYIATILITAIAFVNYLAMALGFGLTIIELPNDPEAPIYWARYTDWLFTTPLLLYDLGLLAGADRNTIASLVSLDVLMIGTGVVATLSAGSGVLAPGAERLVWWGISTAFLLVLLYFLFSSLSGRVSDLPSDTQSTFKTLRNLVTVVWLVYPVWWLIGTEGLGLVGIFPETAGFMVIDLVAKVGFGFILLRSHSVLDGAAQATGAATPADD is encoded by the coding sequence ATGCCACAACCAGGCTCGGAATCGATATGGCTCTGGCTCGGTACAGCCGGAATGTTCCTCGGGATGGTGTACTTCATCGCCCGAGGATGGGGAGAGACAGACGAACGACGACAGAAGTTCTACATCGCCACGATACTGATAACGGCGATCGCCTTCGTGAACTACCTCGCGATGGCGCTTGGCTTCGGGTTGACGATCATCGAGTTACCGAACGACCCGGAGGCGCCCATCTACTGGGCGCGGTACACTGACTGGCTGTTCACGACACCGCTGTTGCTGTACGACCTTGGGCTGTTGGCCGGGGCCGACCGCAACACGATCGCGTCGCTGGTCAGCCTCGACGTGCTGATGATCGGGACCGGCGTCGTCGCGACGCTGTCGGCGGGCAGCGGCGTGCTCGCGCCAGGTGCCGAGCGGCTGGTCTGGTGGGGTATCAGCACGGCCTTCCTGCTGGTCCTGCTGTACTTCCTGTTCAGTTCGCTGTCCGGCCGGGTCAGCGACTTACCCAGTGACACACAGAGTACGTTCAAGACGTTGCGGAACCTCGTCACCGTGGTCTGGCTCGTCTACCCGGTCTGGTGGCTCATCGGGACCGAAGGGCTCGGTCTCGTAGGCATCTTCCCGGAGACGGCCGGCTTCATGGTGATCGACCTGGTCGCGAAGGTCGGCTTCGGGTTCATCCTGCTGCGCAGCCACAGCGTCCTCGACGGCGCTGCACAGGCGACCGGTGCCGCGACGCCGGCCGACGACTGA
- a CDS encoding ATP synthase subunit B, translating into MKEYQTITEISGPLVFVETDEPVGYDEIVEIEIGDGETRRGQVLESASDYVAIQVFEGTEGIDRDASVRFLGETMKMPVTEDLLGRVLDGTGQPIDGGPEIVPDERQDIVGAAINPYSREYPEEFIQTGVSAIDGMNTLVRGQKLPIFSASGLPHNDLALQIARQATVPEEEEGDDDEGSEFAVIFGAMGITAEEANEFMDDFERTGALERSVVFMNLADDPAVERTITPRLALTTAEYLAFEKDYHVLVILTDMTNYCEALREIGAAREEVPGRRGYPGYMYTDLAQLYERAGRIEGRAGSVTQIPILTMPGDDDTHPIPDLTGYITEGQIYIDRDLNSQGVQPPINVLPSLSRLMDDGIGEGLTRADHADVKDQIFAAYAEGEDLRDLVNIVGREALSELDNKYLDFADRFEDEFVDQGFDTDRDIDETLELGWDLLSMLPKDALNRIDEELIEEHYREDESAEAVEAEA; encoded by the coding sequence ATGAAAGAGTACCAGACTATCACAGAGATCAGTGGCCCGCTGGTGTTCGTCGAGACCGACGAACCGGTCGGCTACGACGAGATCGTCGAGATCGAGATCGGCGACGGCGAGACCCGCCGTGGCCAGGTGCTCGAATCGGCGAGCGACTACGTCGCCATCCAGGTGTTCGAAGGCACCGAGGGGATCGACCGCGACGCGTCGGTCCGCTTCCTCGGCGAGACGATGAAGATGCCCGTCACCGAGGACCTCCTCGGACGGGTGCTCGACGGGACCGGCCAGCCGATCGACGGCGGCCCCGAGATCGTCCCGGACGAGCGCCAGGACATCGTCGGCGCGGCGATCAACCCCTACTCGCGCGAGTACCCCGAGGAGTTCATCCAGACGGGCGTTTCGGCGATCGACGGGATGAACACGCTCGTTCGCGGCCAGAAACTGCCGATCTTCTCGGCCTCGGGCCTGCCCCACAACGATCTGGCACTCCAGATCGCCCGGCAGGCGACCGTGCCCGAAGAGGAGGAAGGCGACGACGACGAGGGGTCGGAGTTCGCAGTGATCTTCGGCGCCATGGGGATCACGGCCGAGGAGGCAAACGAGTTCATGGACGACTTCGAGCGCACCGGCGCGCTGGAACGCTCGGTCGTCTTCATGAACCTCGCGGACGACCCGGCCGTCGAGCGGACGATCACGCCGCGGCTGGCGCTGACGACCGCCGAGTATCTGGCCTTCGAGAAGGACTACCACGTCCTGGTCATCCTGACGGACATGACCAACTACTGTGAGGCGCTGCGCGAGATCGGCGCCGCACGTGAGGAGGTCCCGGGCCGCCGTGGCTACCCCGGATACATGTACACCGACCTCGCACAGCTCTACGAGCGGGCCGGCCGCATCGAGGGCCGTGCCGGCTCGGTGACCCAGATCCCGATCCTGACGATGCCCGGCGACGACGACACCCACCCGATCCCGGACCTGACGGGATACATCACCGAGGGCCAGATCTACATCGATCGGGACCTCAACAGCCAGGGCGTCCAGCCGCCGATCAACGTCCTGCCGAGCCTCTCGCGGCTGATGGACGACGGGATCGGCGAGGGCCTGACCCGCGCCGACCACGCCGACGTGAAAGACCAGATCTTCGCCGCCTACGCGGAGGGTGAGGACCTGCGCGACCTCGTGAACATCGTCGGCCGCGAGGCGCTGTCGGAACTGGACAACAAGTACCTGGACTTCGCGGACCGCTTCGAGGACGAGTTCGTCGACCAGGGCTTCGACACCGACCGCGACATCGACGAGACGCTCGAACTCGGCTGGGACCTGCTCTCGATGCTCCCGAAGGATGCCTTGAACCGCATCGACGAGGAGCTCATCGAGGAGCACTACCGCGAGGACGAGTCCGCAGAAGCTGTCGAAGCCGAAGCCTGA
- the prf1 gene encoding peptide chain release factor aRF-1, with amino-acid sequence MSEQEQEQSDKQKYEFRKVIEELKDYRGSGTQLVSIYVPEDKLLSDVVAHVTQEHSEASNIKSKDTRTAVQDALTSIKDRLRYYDTAPDNGMVLFSGAIDQGGGRTDMVTKVLESPPDPIQSFRYHCDSEFLTEPLEEMLADKGLFGLIVLDRREANVGWLKGKRVEPVKSASSLVPGKQRKGGQSAQRFARLRLEAIDNFYQEVAGMANDLMVDDRHEMDGVLVGGPSPTKDEFLDGDYLHHELQDMVLGKFDVAYTDESGLYDLVDAADEVLAQHEILQDKQVMEEFFKQLHDGDKATYGFDQTRQNLNMGAVDQLLISEDLRKDVVTYTCENGHDEYELVNSNADTEAHDCTRCSATVDAADAEREDAIDHLMELADQRGSETVFVSTDFEKGEQLLTAFGGVAGLLRYSTGV; translated from the coding sequence ATGAGCGAGCAGGAACAGGAGCAGTCGGACAAACAGAAATACGAGTTCCGGAAGGTGATCGAGGAGCTCAAGGACTACCGGGGATCAGGCACACAACTCGTCTCTATCTACGTCCCCGAAGACAAGCTCCTCAGCGATGTCGTCGCCCACGTCACCCAGGAACACTCCGAGGCGTCGAACATCAAGTCCAAGGACACCCGGACGGCTGTCCAGGACGCGCTGACCTCGATCAAAGACCGCCTCCGCTACTACGACACCGCGCCCGACAACGGGATGGTGCTGTTCTCGGGCGCCATCGATCAGGGCGGCGGCCGGACCGACATGGTGACGAAGGTCCTCGAATCGCCGCCGGACCCGATCCAGTCGTTCCGCTATCACTGTGACTCGGAGTTTCTCACCGAACCGCTGGAGGAGATGCTGGCCGACAAGGGTCTGTTCGGCCTCATCGTGCTCGACCGGCGCGAAGCAAACGTCGGTTGGCTCAAGGGCAAGCGGGTCGAACCCGTCAAGTCCGCCTCCTCGCTGGTCCCGGGCAAACAGCGGAAAGGTGGCCAGTCCGCACAGCGGTTCGCCCGCCTCCGGCTGGAAGCGATCGACAACTTCTACCAGGAGGTCGCGGGCATGGCCAACGACCTGATGGTCGACGACCGTCACGAGATGGACGGCGTGCTCGTCGGCGGCCCCTCACCGACGAAAGACGAGTTCCTCGACGGCGACTACCTCCACCACGAACTGCAGGACATGGTCCTGGGCAAGTTCGACGTGGCCTACACCGACGAGTCCGGGCTGTACGACCTCGTCGACGCCGCCGACGAGGTGCTCGCCCAACACGAGATCCTCCAGGACAAGCAGGTCATGGAGGAGTTTTTCAAGCAACTCCACGACGGCGACAAGGCGACCTACGGCTTCGACCAGACCCGCCAGAACCTCAACATGGGCGCCGTCGATCAGTTGCTCATCTCCGAGGACCTCCGGAAGGATGTGGTCACCTACACCTGCGAGAACGGCCACGACGAGTACGAACTCGTCAACAGCAACGCCGACACCGAGGCCCACGACTGCACTCGCTGTTCGGCCACGGTCGACGCCGCGGACGCAGAGCGCGAGGACGCCATCGACCACCTGATGGAACTGGCCGACCAGCGCGGGAGCGAGACGGTGTTCGTCTCGACGGACTTCGAGAAGGGCGAACAGCTGTTGACCGCCTTCGGCGGCGTCGCCGGCCTCCTGCGGTACTCGACGGGCGTCTAA
- a CDS encoding V-type ATP synthase subunit D, translated as MAKDVKPTRKNLMQIEDRIELSERGHDTLEKKRDGLIMEFMDILDQAQDVRDDLDDSYDRAQHAIDMARAMEGDVAVRGAAAALKEHPELTTQSKNIMGVVVPQIESSKVQKSLDERGYGVMGTSARIDEAADAYEELLENIILAAEVETAMKKMLEEIETTKRRVNALEFKLLPDLHDNKEYIEQKLEEQEREEIFRMKKIKAKKEEEEAELEAAEEEDEELEAVTADD; from the coding sequence ATGGCTAAGGACGTCAAGCCCACGCGCAAGAACTTGATGCAGATCGAGGACCGCATCGAGCTCTCGGAGCGTGGCCACGACACGCTGGAGAAGAAGCGTGACGGGCTCATCATGGAGTTCATGGACATCCTGGATCAGGCACAGGACGTTCGGGACGATCTGGACGACTCCTACGACCGCGCACAGCACGCGATCGACATGGCCCGCGCGATGGAGGGTGACGTCGCCGTCCGCGGGGCCGCGGCCGCGCTCAAGGAACACCCCGAACTGACGACCCAGTCGAAGAACATCATGGGCGTAGTCGTCCCCCAGATCGAATCCAGCAAGGTCCAGAAGTCCCTCGACGAGCGGGGCTACGGCGTGATGGGCACCTCTGCCCGGATCGACGAGGCCGCCGACGCCTACGAGGAACTGCTGGAGAACATCATCCTCGCTGCAGAGGTCGAGACGGCGATGAAAAAGATGCTCGAAGAGATCGAGACCACGAAGCGCCGCGTCAACGCCCTGGAGTTCAAGCTCCTGCCCGACCTCCACGACAACAAGGAGTACATCGAGCAGAAACTCGAAGAACAGGAGCGTGAGGAGATCTTCCGCATGAAGAAGATCAAGGCCAAGAAGGAAGAAGAGGAGGCCGAACTCGAAGCGGCAGAGGAAGAAGACGAGGAACTCGAAGCGGTCACCGCCGACGACTGA